The Chryseolinea soli nucleotide sequence GCCCTTGCCATCGTAGTCGGCCAGGATGGTGCCGCCTTCTTCTACTTCGCCTTTCAGGATCTCTTCCGCTACCGGGTCTTCGAGATATTTCTGGATGGCTCTGTTCAAAGGACGAGCGCCGAATTGATGATCGTATCCTTTCTCTGCCAGGAAGTCTTTCGCTTTCTCCGTCAGCTCCACATTGTAGCCGATCTGGATGATGCGATCGAACAGCTTCTTCAGCGTGAGGTCGATGATCTTGTGGATGTTCTCGCGTTGCAGCGAGTTGAACACAATGATGTCGTCTAAGCGGTTGAGGAACTCAGGGCTGAAGGCACGCTTCAAAGCATTTTGAATGGTGGTCTTCATGTGCTCCTCGTCGCTCTCGCGCTTGGCGGCGGTGGAGAAACCAATGCCCGATCCGAAATCTTTCAGGTCACGCACCCCGATGTTGGAGGTCATGATGATGATCGTATTGCGGAAGTCCACTCGGCGACCCAAACCGTCGGTGAGGATACCATCGTCCAGCACTTGCAGCAGGATGTTGAACACATCCGGGTGAGCTTTTTCGATTTCGTCCAGCAACACTACCGAGTAGGGCTTGCGTCTTACTTTTTCAGTAAGCTGTCCGCCTTCTTCGTAGCCTACGTAGCCGGGAGGGGCACCCACGAGACGCGATACGGAGAATTTCTCCATGTACTCGCTCATGTCGATGCGAATCAATGAATCTTCTTTGTCGAACAAGTAAGTGGCCAGCACTTTGGCCAATTCAGTTTTACCCACGCCGGTAGGTCCGAGGAAGATGAAGGAACCGATGGGTTTCTTCGGATCTTTCAACCCTACGCGTGTGCGCTGAATGGCCTTGGTCAATTTCTTGATAGCTTCTTCCTGACCGATCACTTTGTTGTTCAGCTCGTCGGCCATGCTGAGGAGCTTGTTGCTTTCTTTCTGAGCGATGCGGTTAGTAGGGATGCCCGTCATCATACCGATCACATCGGCAACATTTTCTTCGTTGACGGTGTACTTTTCAGTACGGGTTTTTTCTTCCCACTTGATCTTCGCGTTGTCGAGTTGCTCGATGAGTTTCTTTTCGCGATCGCGGAGTTGAGCAGCCTCTTCGTATTTCTGGCTCTTCACTACGCGGTTCTTTTCTTTCTTCACCTCTTCGATGGCCTCTTCAAACTTCACGATGTCGTCGGGCACGTGGATGTTGTTGATGTGTACGCGGGCCCCGGCTTCGTCGAGCACGTCGATGGCTTTGTCGGGCAGGTACCGGTCGCTGATGTAGCGGTCGGACAACTTCACGCAAGCTTCGATGGCTTCCTTGGTGTAGATCACATGGTGGTGATCTTCGTATTTTTCCTTGATGTTGTCCAGGATCTGGATGGTCTCTTCCGGTGTAGTGGAATCGATCATCACCATCTGGAAACGACGGGCCAATGCGCCGTCTTTCTCAATGTACTGTCTGTATTCGTCCAGCGTGGTGGCTCCAATGCATTGGATCTCGCCCCGGGCCAATGCCGGTTTGAACATGTTGGAGGCGTCCAGCGAACCGGAAGCGCCACCGGCACCCACGATGGTGTGGAGCTCGTCGATGAACAGGATCACGTCGGGTGATTTTTCCAATTCGTTCATGACGGCCTTCATTCTTTCTTCGAACTGGCCGCGGTATTTCGTACCGGCAACCAATGATGCCAGATCCAGGGTCACCACGCGCTTACCAAACAATACGCGGGAAACTTTTTTCTGGATGATGCGCAGGGCAAGGCCTTCTGCGATGGCGGTCTTACCTACACCGGGCTCGCCGATAAGGATAGGGTTGTTTTTCTTGCGGCGGGAGAGGATCTGCGCCACGCGCTCGATCTCCTTTTCCCGGCCCACGATGGGATCGAGTTTGTTGTCTTCGGCCAGGCGAGTCAGGTCGCGGCCAAAGTTGTCGAGTACCGGCGTTCTGGATTTTTCGGTTCCTTTTTTCTCTTTGCCGGGAGCGCCTGCGCCACCTGCACCAAAGATTTTCGAGGAATCATCATCCGGATCGTCAGTATCCTGGGAGGCCATAGGGCCTTCGTTTTGATATTCTAACATTTCTTTCACGGTCTCGTAGTTTACGTCAAACTTATTGAGAATTTGGGTGCCCAGGTTGTCCTGATCACGGAGTATGGAAAGGAGGAGATGTTCGGTGCCGATGAGTTGTGCCTTGAAGATCTTGGCTTCCAGGTAGGTGATCTTTAACACTTTTTCGGAAGCCTTCGTGAGCGGAATGTTCGCGAGGTTTTTGATCTGGTGTGTAGCCGTACCTTTGGAAATTTTTTCGATCTCGTTACGCAATTCATCCAGCGGCACACCCAGCTTTTTCAGCACCCCTACGGCCACGCCTTCGCCTTCCCGTACCATGCCCAAAACCAGATGCTCCGTCCCGATGTAATCATGCCCAAGGCGCAACGCTTCTTCCCGGCTCAGTGAGATAACTTCCTTGACCCGATTGGAAAATTTAGCTTCCATAGAGAAAGTTTAATGATGGTTAATGTAAATGTAAAGTATTTTGTGTGTTCAATGCTATTGAATCCTGAAGATTTAAATTAGAAACGTCTGCCGCTTTTTATTTGTTCATTTTGCTGTTGTGGATAGTTGAACAATCGCCGCGGCTTTGGGCCCCTCACAAAAGATCAGGTCAACGAGACTCAGGTTCTCTGCAAACGTATTGCCAAATACTTGGTAATAACGTGCCGGATGGTAAAATCTGCTAAGATTCACCGCTTTCTTCGGATTTATGACCGATCGCAGGTCTGAAATAGGTTGGTCGGGTGCAGGGTCATACGACAAACTTGCCTCTACTGACACATCCCAGTTCAACCACTTGAGACACATTGACAGCAAATCGCAGTTGAGGTCATAAAGAAACTCCTGTTTTTTGAACAAAACCTTCTCCAGGTCGTG carries:
- a CDS encoding ATP-dependent Clp protease ATP-binding subunit is translated as MEAKFSNRVKEVISLSREEALRLGHDYIGTEHLVLGMVREGEGVAVGVLKKLGVPLDELRNEIEKISKGTATHQIKNLANIPLTKASEKVLKITYLEAKIFKAQLIGTEHLLLSILRDQDNLGTQILNKFDVNYETVKEMLEYQNEGPMASQDTDDPDDDSSKIFGAGGAGAPGKEKKGTEKSRTPVLDNFGRDLTRLAEDNKLDPIVGREKEIERVAQILSRRKKNNPILIGEPGVGKTAIAEGLALRIIQKKVSRVLFGKRVVTLDLASLVAGTKYRGQFEERMKAVMNELEKSPDVILFIDELHTIVGAGGASGSLDASNMFKPALARGEIQCIGATTLDEYRQYIEKDGALARRFQMVMIDSTTPEETIQILDNIKEKYEDHHHVIYTKEAIEACVKLSDRYISDRYLPDKAIDVLDEAGARVHINNIHVPDDIVKFEEAIEEVKKEKNRVVKSQKYEEAAQLRDREKKLIEQLDNAKIKWEEKTRTEKYTVNEENVADVIGMMTGIPTNRIAQKESNKLLSMADELNNKVIGQEEAIKKLTKAIQRTRVGLKDPKKPIGSFIFLGPTGVGKTELAKVLATYLFDKEDSLIRIDMSEYMEKFSVSRLVGAPPGYVGYEEGGQLTEKVRRKPYSVVLLDEIEKAHPDVFNILLQVLDDGILTDGLGRRVDFRNTIIIMTSNIGVRDLKDFGSGIGFSTAAKRESDEEHMKTTIQNALKRAFSPEFLNRLDDIIVFNSLQRENIHKIIDLTLKKLFDRIIQIGYNVELTEKAKDFLAEKGYDHQFGARPLNRAIQKYLEDPVAEEILKGEVEEGGTILADYDGKGDVLTIKVKKAKASSKEKKE
- a CDS encoding WbqC family protein encodes the protein MTTLIEAQYLPSIAYFAALRPAKKIILEKYEHYEKQTYRNRCYINTVHGRETLIVPLTAKHGKVPVAEVRIDHSQKWLNNHWRTLRSAYGKAPFFEHYSHDLEKVLFKKQEFLYDLNCDLLSMCLKWLNWDVSVEASLSYDPAPDQPISDLRSVINPKKAVNLSRFYHPARYYQVFGNTFAENLSLVDLIFCEGPKAAAIVQLSTTAK